A single genomic interval of Etheostoma spectabile isolate EspeVRDwgs_2016 unplaced genomic scaffold, UIUC_Espe_1.0 scaffold00002529, whole genome shotgun sequence harbors:
- the LOC116675970 gene encoding cryptochrome-1: MAPNSIHWFRKGLRLHDNPALLQAVRGAGTVRCVYFLDPWFAGSSNVGVNRWRFLLQCLEDLDANLRKLNSRLFVIRGQPANVFPRLFKEWKISRLTFEYDSEPFGKERDAAIKKLAMEAGVEVNVRTSHTLYDLDKIIELNGGQPPLTYKRFQTLISRLDPPEMPVETLSDALMGSCVTPISEDHGDKYGVPSLEELGFDTEGLPTAVWPGGETEALTRIERHLERKAWVANFERPRMNANSLLASPTGLSPYLRFGCLSCRLFYFKLTDLYRKVKKNSSPPLSLYGQLLWREFFYTTATNNPRFDKMEGNPICVRIPWDKNPEALAKWAEAKTGFPWIDAIMTQLRQEGWIHHLARHAVACFLTRGDLWISWEEGMKVFEELLLDADWSVNAGSWMWLSCSSFFQQFFHCYCPVGFGRRTDPNGDFIRRYLPVLRGFPAKYIYDPWNAPESVQAASKCVIGVHYPKPMVHHAEASRLNIERMKQIYQQLSRYRGLGLLASVPSSNGNGTGGMMAYSPGEQPPGTNNNNSHLSGVSGSSVATGNSSGSILLNFHNKEDMGPSTTQQRLHLHQQQQQQPQQQHLHQQQQLGYHSVPDTSQTIPSSPLYHEFAVPQHPGLLLQGRGSITGKRERESERDSSGEKEVAACSRHKMQRQNAQTT; this comes from the exons GTTTCTCCTTCAGTGTTTAGAAGATCTGGACGCTAACCTCCGGAAGCTCAACTCTCGCCTTTTTGTCATCCGGGGCCAACCGGCCAACGTCTTCCCGCGTCTCTTTAAG GAGTGGAAGATCTCTCGACTGACCTTTGAGTATGACTCCGAGCCTTTTGGGAAGGAGAGAGACGCTGCCATCAAGAAGCTGGCCATGGAGGCGGGGGTGGAGGTCAACGTCAGAACTTCACACACCCTCTACGATCTGGATAA GATCATAGAGCTGAATGGCGGGCAGCCTCCTCTCACCTACAAACGTTTCCAGACTCTGATCAGTCGGCTGGATCCTCCCGAGATGCCTGTGGAGACTCTGTCGGACGCCCTGATGGGCAGCTGTGTCACCCCCATCTCTGAGGACCACGGAGACAAGTATGGGGTCCCATCCCTGGAGGAGCTAG GCTTCGACACCGAGGGCCTGCCAACAGCCGTGTGGCCCGGAGGAGAGACCGAGGCTTTGACCCGGATAGAGCGCCATCTTGAGAGAAAA GCATGGGTGGCTAATTTTGAGCGTCCCAGAATGAATGCCAACTCGCTGCTGGCCAGCCCAACCGGCCTCAGCCCGTACCTGCGCTTCGGCTGCCTCTCCTGCCGCCTCTTCTACTTCAAGCTCACGGACCTCTACCGCAAG GTGAAAAAGAACAGCTCCCCTCCACTCTCCCTGTATGGCCAGTTACTGTGGCGGGAGTTCTTCTACACCACGGCAACCAACAACCCGCGCTTCGACAAAATGGAGGGGAACCCCATCTGCGTCCGCATCCCCTGGGACAAAAACCCTGAAGCGCTGGCCAAGTGGGCCGAGGCGAAGACCGGTTTCCCCTGGATAGACGCTATCATGACGCAGCTGAGGCAGGAGGGCTGGATTCATCACCTGGCCAGGCATGCGGTGGCATGCTTCCTCACCCGGGGAGACCTGTGGATCAGCTGGGAGGAAGGGATGAAG GTCTTTGAAGAGTTGCTTCTGGATGCAGACTGGAGCGTAAACGCAGGCAGCTGGATGTGGCTATCCTGCAGTTCCTTCTTCCAGCAGTTCTTCCACTGCTACTGCCCCGTGGGCTTTGGCAGACGCACCGACCCCAACGGGGACTTCATTAG ACGATACTTACCTGTCCTCCGAGGTTTTCCTGCTAAGTACATCTACGACCCGTGGAACGCTCCGGAGTCCGTCCAGGCGGCCTCCAAGTGCGTGATCGGTGTCCACTACCCAAAGCCTATGGTTCACCATGCGGAGGCGAGCCGGTTGAACATTGAGAGGATGAAGCAGATCTACCAGCAGCTCAGCCGATACAGGGGACTAG GCCTGCTGGCATCAGTGCCATCCAGCAACGGGAACGGGACCGGAGGAATGATGGCCTACTCTCCCGGAGAGCAGCCACCAGggaccaacaacaacaactcccATT tgtcCGGAGTGTCTGGGAGCTCTGTTGCCACGGGTAACAGCAGCGGGAGCATCCTGCTCAACTTTCACAATAAAGAAGACATGGGGCCGAGCACCACCCAACAGCGATTGCACCTACAccagcaacagcaacaacagccaCAACAGCAACATCTACACCAACAGCAACAGCTTG GATACCACTCGGTGCCAGACACCAGCCAGACCATCCCCAGCAGCCCGCTCTACCATGAGTTTGCTGTGCCTCAACACCCAG gACTACTACTACAAGGCCGAGGCAGCATCACAGGGAAGCGGGAGCGTGAGTCAGAACGGGACAGCTCGGGGGAGAAAGAGGTGGCGGCCTGCTCCAGGCACAAGATGCAGAGACAGAATGCACAG ACGACGTAG